From Arachis stenosperma cultivar V10309 chromosome 2, arast.V10309.gnm1.PFL2, whole genome shotgun sequence, one genomic window encodes:
- the LOC130962470 gene encoding E3 ubiquitin-protein ligase RSL1-like: MEGSSSSSSSSSQFSKSFSDVDDSLLLVDDFYFSALFDSEELFPINDEKYAEELHLQEALYSSVISLKRKLKEVHSESSTHQSHHHHHHSYLHDHQVFLCAICMDSKPSQEIFINQNCNHSFCDECIAKYVAAKIQENVSNVKCPEPKCRGILEPQNCMSIIPKEVFERWENALCENLVLATSKKFYCPFKDCSAMLVNDDGNEVVTCSECPHCHRLFCAQCKVSWHAGMECGEFMSLNENEREKEDLMVINLAKAKRWRRCSKCRIYVEKNEGCSHISCRFG; the protein is encoded by the coding sequence ATGGAGGgaagttcttcttcttcttcttcttcttctcaattctcAAAGTCTTTTTCTGATGTGGATGATTCACTACTCTTGGTTGATGATTTCTACTTTTCAGCCCTCTTTGATTCTGAAGAATTATTCCCAATCAATGATGAAAAATATGCAGAGGAACTACACTTACAAGAAGCTCTGTATTCTTCTGTTATAAGCCTCAAGAGAAAACTCAAAGAGGTTCATTCTGAATCTTCTACTCATCAAtctcatcaccatcatcatcatagTTATCTTCATGATCATCAAGTATTCTTGTGTGCTATTTGCATGGATTCAAAACCATCCCAAGAGATTTTCATCAACCAAAACTGCAACCACTCATTCTGTGATGAATGCATTGCAAAATATGTAGCTGCAAAGATTCAAGAGAATGTATCAAATGTGAAGTGTCCTGAACCAAAATGCAGAGGAATATTGGAGCCTCAGAATTGCATGTCAATAATTCCAAAGGAAGTGTTTGAAAGATGGGAGAATGCACTTTGTGAGAATCTGGTTCTTGCAACATCAAAGAAATTCTATTGCCCTTTCAAGGATTGTTCAGCAATGTTGGTGAATGATGATGGGAATGAAGTTGTGACTTGTTCTGAGTGTCCACATTGTCATAGATTGTTCTGTGCACAGTGTAAAGTTTCATGGCATGCTGGAATGGAATGTGGTGAGTTTATGAGTTTGAATGAAAAtgaaagagagaaggaagatCTTATGGTGATCAATCTTGCAAAGGCTAAGAGATGGAGAAGGTGTTCTAAATGCAGAATTTATGTTGAAAAGAATGAGGGATGTTCACACATTTCTTGCAGGTTTGGTTAA
- the LOC130962471 gene encoding uncharacterized protein LOC130962471, producing the protein MALNIDGNNHNINNEDPKVQMMKPQKNGVELPFCGRCCDFKPSWEMFETLKCGHNFCKFCMHEYVALCLRSNIVIVPCPDSKCKVKYGPEHFCFLLPFEVFKRWQKVIKDCNTPILDKQLDKSPIHIADDEENKDVKEDATIVIESDDDDVDYENIVDKKKEKNKKRGRNVY; encoded by the coding sequence ATGGCATTAAATATTGACGGCAATAATCACAATATTAATAATGAAGATCCAAAAGTTCAAATGATGAAACCACAGAAGAATGGCGTAGAGCTACCCTTTTGTGGAAGATGCTGTGATTTCAAGCCATCGTGGGAGATGTTTGAGACTCTAAAATGTGGCCATAATTTTTGTAAGTTTTGCATGCATGAATACGTTGCTTTATGTCTCAGGAGCAATATCGTCATTGTGCCTTGTCCTGATTCAAAATGCAAGGTTAAGTATGGACCTGAACACTTTTGCTTTCTTCTTCCATTTGAAGTGTTCAAGAGATGGCAGAAAGTGATCAAAGATTGCAACACTCCAATTTTGGATAAACAATTAGACAAGAGCCCTATTCATATTGCTGATGATGAAGAGAATAAGGATGTCAAAGAAGATGCTACAATAGTAATTGAAtcggatgatgatgatgttgattaTGAAAATATAGTCGacaagaaaaaggagaagaataaaAAACGTGGTAGGAATGTTTATTAG